A single region of the Triticum dicoccoides isolate Atlit2015 ecotype Zavitan chromosome 2B, WEW_v2.0, whole genome shotgun sequence genome encodes:
- the LOC119367506 gene encoding glucan endo-1,3-beta-glucosidase GII-like isoform X1, which translates to MALPRAASVLAAALAFASILITGNDIYEPWSVGVCYGMNGDRLPSPAEVVQLYKSNSITAIRLYKPDVQMLRALNGSNIGVLIDVADETVARLATSVPGAQLWVRFYIQHYPGISFRYISVGNELTGAATQNIVPAIKNLNAALDAAGIKGIKVSTAVRLDVLASSSPPSSGVFKDGYMNQVVALLGTTGAPLLVNVYPYFAYIGDQKDIDLNFALFQPSSTVVRDGGLSYTNLFDAMVDAVHAALRNANVQVPVVISESGWPSAGGVGASVANAQTYNQNLINHVGKGTPSRPQPLETYVFAMFNENRKTGAETEKHFGLFNPDKSPVYPIRF; encoded by the exons ATGGCACTGCCGCGTGCCGCCTCCGTGCTCGCCGCCGCGCTGGCGTTTGCATCCATACTTATTACTGGTAACGACATATATGAACCATG GTCCGTGGGCGTGTGCTACGGGATGAACGGCGATCGCCTCCCGTCGCCGGCCGAGGTCGTGCAGCTCTACAAATCCAACAGCATCACCGCCATCCGCCTCTACAAGCCGGACGTCCAGATGCTCCGGGCCCTCAATGGGAGCAACATCGGCGTCCTCATCGACGTGGCCGACGAGACCGTGGCCCGCCTCGCCACCAGCGTCCCCGGCGCACAGCTCTGGGTCCGGTTCTACATCCAGCACTACCCGGGCATCTCCTTCCGGTACATCTCCGTCGGCAACGAGCTCACCGGCGCCGCCACGCAGAACATCGTCCCGGCCATCAAGAACCTCAACGCCGCGCTAGACGCCGCCGGCATCAAGGGCATCAAGGTGTCCACGGCGGTCAGGCTGGACGtgctcgcctcctcctcgccgccctccTCCGGCGTCTTCAAGGACGGCTACATGAACCAGGTCGTGGCGCTCCTCGGCACCACCGGCGCGCCGCTGCTGGTCAACGTGTACCCCTACTTCGCctacatcggcgaccagaaggacaTCGACCTCAACTTCGCGCTCTTCCAGCCGAGCTCCACGGTCGTCAGGGACGGCGGACTCAGCTACACCAACCTCTTCGACGCCATGGTCGACGCCGTGCACGCGGCGCTGAGGAATGCCAACGTGCAGGTGCCCGTCGTGATTTCCGAGAGCGGCTGGCCGTCCGCTGGAGGCGTCGGCGCCAGCGTGGCCAACGCGCAGACGTACAACCAGAACCTCATCAATCACGTCGGCAAGGGCACGCCATCTAGGCCCCAGCCGCTGGAGACCTACGTATTCGCCATGTTCAATGAGAACCGCAAGACGGGGGCTGAAACGGAGAAGCACTTTGGGTTGTTCAATCCGGACAAGTCGCCAGTATACCCTATTAGATTCTGA
- the LOC119367506 gene encoding glucan endo-1,3-beta-glucosidase GII-like isoform X2, whose amino-acid sequence MALPRAASVLAAALAFASILITGRVQSVGVCYGMNGDRLPSPAEVVQLYKSNSITAIRLYKPDVQMLRALNGSNIGVLIDVADETVARLATSVPGAQLWVRFYIQHYPGISFRYISVGNELTGAATQNIVPAIKNLNAALDAAGIKGIKVSTAVRLDVLASSSPPSSGVFKDGYMNQVVALLGTTGAPLLVNVYPYFAYIGDQKDIDLNFALFQPSSTVVRDGGLSYTNLFDAMVDAVHAALRNANVQVPVVISESGWPSAGGVGASVANAQTYNQNLINHVGKGTPSRPQPLETYVFAMFNENRKTGAETEKHFGLFNPDKSPVYPIRF is encoded by the exons ATGGCACTGCCGCGTGCCGCCTCCGTGCTCGCCGCCGCGCTGGCGTTTGCATCCATACTTATTACTG GCCGGGTGCAGTCCGTGGGCGTGTGCTACGGGATGAACGGCGATCGCCTCCCGTCGCCGGCCGAGGTCGTGCAGCTCTACAAATCCAACAGCATCACCGCCATCCGCCTCTACAAGCCGGACGTCCAGATGCTCCGGGCCCTCAATGGGAGCAACATCGGCGTCCTCATCGACGTGGCCGACGAGACCGTGGCCCGCCTCGCCACCAGCGTCCCCGGCGCACAGCTCTGGGTCCGGTTCTACATCCAGCACTACCCGGGCATCTCCTTCCGGTACATCTCCGTCGGCAACGAGCTCACCGGCGCCGCCACGCAGAACATCGTCCCGGCCATCAAGAACCTCAACGCCGCGCTAGACGCCGCCGGCATCAAGGGCATCAAGGTGTCCACGGCGGTCAGGCTGGACGtgctcgcctcctcctcgccgccctccTCCGGCGTCTTCAAGGACGGCTACATGAACCAGGTCGTGGCGCTCCTCGGCACCACCGGCGCGCCGCTGCTGGTCAACGTGTACCCCTACTTCGCctacatcggcgaccagaaggacaTCGACCTCAACTTCGCGCTCTTCCAGCCGAGCTCCACGGTCGTCAGGGACGGCGGACTCAGCTACACCAACCTCTTCGACGCCATGGTCGACGCCGTGCACGCGGCGCTGAGGAATGCCAACGTGCAGGTGCCCGTCGTGATTTCCGAGAGCGGCTGGCCGTCCGCTGGAGGCGTCGGCGCCAGCGTGGCCAACGCGCAGACGTACAACCAGAACCTCATCAATCACGTCGGCAAGGGCACGCCATCTAGGCCCCAGCCGCTGGAGACCTACGTATTCGCCATGTTCAATGAGAACCGCAAGACGGGGGCTGAAACGGAGAAGCACTTTGGGTTGTTCAATCCGGACAAGTCGCCAGTATACCCTATTAGATTCTGA